One window of Branchiostoma lanceolatum isolate klBraLanc5 chromosome 6, klBraLanc5.hap2, whole genome shotgun sequence genomic DNA carries:
- the LOC136436653 gene encoding proton-coupled zinc antiporter SLC30A9, mitochondrial-like isoform X2 encodes MRILRLFRGVAFLRQELMSRATSCAHRQCHTGVCRSYCFCQPVLVSGLSCFTNTKALQTPGLGPPQYYTVRHLCSSGSGKTEPPKETGKTAATEGDSKKASSKDKLVKTIFRVKPKPRKRIDYSKAYTDNNTITAVRAMSEFLLKPSDLEGLRKTARRSPYSDPNSPPLMVYLRADVEQKAIEVWESMAALEREMQKREKNTDAQKQYTFRYKKALKEYRKFFGEGGVEPPFIFGSGKPQDRSYLEEPIHSLFSGSGRVVMMAIGINSLNFAFKLVAWVFTGSASMFSEAIHSLADTINQSILAFGIHQSIRKPNPDHPYGFSNMRYVSSLVSGVGIFCVGSGLSIYHGVLGLIDPQPMESFFWAYCILAGSLVSEGATLLVATAQIRKSAKAQGMQFMEYVWRSRDPSVNVVLLEDAAAVLGVAIAATCMGLTSLTGNPIYDAMGSITIGGLLAMVSAFLIYTNAEALIGRSIPPDQLDRIMHSLEDDVMVRAIHDIKATEMGLNIVRFKAEVDFDGREVTRSYLDKVDLEALLQEVQQYQTLEDMEGFMLRHGENIIDILGAEVDRLETQLKKKNPEVKHVDLEIL; translated from the exons ATGAGAATACTGCGGTTGTTCCGGGGAGTGGCGTTTCTCCGCCAGGAGCTGATGTCACGGGCTACATCATGTGCACACAGACAGTGCCACACAG GTGTCTGTAGAAGTTACTGTTTCTGCCAGCCAGTTCTAGTGTCAGGACTGAGCTGTTTCACCAA taccaaggctcTGCAGACCCCTGGACTCGGCCCTCCCCAGTACTATACAGTTCGCCACCTGTGTTCGTCTGGCAGTGGGAAGACTGAACCACCTAAAGAGACAGGCAAAACTGCTGCAACTGAGGGAGACAGCAAGAAAG CTTCAAGTAAAGACAAATTAGTCAAGACAATTTTCAGAG tAAAGCCCAAGCCCAGAAAGAGAATAGACTACAGTAAAGCCTACACAGATAATAACACCATCACTGCGGTACGGGCCATGAGCGAGTTTCTACTCAAGCCAAG TGATCTGGAAGGCCTGAGAAAAACAGCTCGTCGCAGTCCATACTCGGACCCCAACTCTCCTCCACTCATGGTGTACCTGCGAGCTGATGTGGAACAAAA AGCCATTGAGGTGTGGGAGAGCATGGCTGCCCTGGAGAGAGAGATGCAGAAAAGAGAAAAGAATACAGATGCACAGAAACagt ACACATTCAGATATAAGAAGGCACTGAAAGAGTACAGGAAGTTTTTTGGAGAGGGCGGGGTGGAACCTCCCTTCATTTTTGGCTCTGGCAAGCCTCAAGACAGGTCCTACTTGGAG GAGCCCATTCACAGCTTGTTCAGTGGGTCTGGACGTGTGGTCATGATGGCCATCGGCAT AAATTCTCTGAACTTTGCCTTCAAACTGGTGGCCTGGGTGTTTACTGGGTCTGCCAGCATGTTCTCTGAGGCGATCCACTCACTAGCTGACACCATCAACCAG TCTATCTTGGCTTTTGGCATCCATCAAAGCATCAGGAAACCCAACCCAGACCACCC GTACGGGTTCTCCAACATGCGTTACGTGTCATCCCTTGTGTCTGGTGTTGGTATCTTCTGCGTGGGGTCGGGCCTCTCCATCTACCACGGGGTGCTGGGACTCATCGACCCACAACCCATGGAGTCCTTCTTTTGG GCTTACTGCATCCTTGCGGGATCATTGGTATCAGAGGGAG CCACCTTACTTGTTGCTACTGCTCAGATACGCAAGAGTGCCAAGGCGCAGGGTATGCAATTCATGGAATACG TGTGGCGCAGCCGTGACCCGAGTGTGAACGTTGTGCTGTTGGAGGATGCTGCTGCAGTGTTGGGTGTGGCCATCGCAGCCACGTGTATGGGGCTCACCTCACTAACAG GTAACCCCATCTACGATGCAATGGGGTCCATCACCATCGGCGGGCTGCTGGCCATGGTGTCGGCTTTCCTGATCTACACTAATGCTGAAGCTCTGATTGGTCGATCCATCCCACCTGACCAGCTGGACAGGATCATGCACAGTCTGGAGGATGATGTCATGGTTAG AGCCATCCACGATATCAAGGCTACAGAGATGGGGCTGAACATTGTCAGGTTTAAGGCAGAGGTGGACTTTGATGGACGGGAGGTCACCAGGTCTTACCTGGACAAGGTGGATCTGGAGGCCTTACTACAG GAGGTGCAACAGTACCAGACTTTAGAAGACATGGAAGGCTTCATGTTAAGACACGGAGAGAACATCATAGACATCTTAGGGGCAGAGGTGGACAGACTAGAGACACAACTGAAG AAAAAGAATCCAGAAGTGAAACATGTGGACTTAGAGATCTTGTGA
- the LOC136436653 gene encoding proton-coupled zinc antiporter SLC30A9, mitochondrial-like isoform X1 yields the protein MRILRLFRGVAFLRQELMSRATSCAHRQCHTGVCRSYCFCQPVLVSGLSCFTNTKALQTPGLGPPQYYTVRHLCSSGSGKTEPPKETGKTAATEGDSKKAASSKDKLVKTIFRVKPKPRKRIDYSKAYTDNNTITAVRAMSEFLLKPSDLEGLRKTARRSPYSDPNSPPLMVYLRADVEQKAIEVWESMAALEREMQKREKNTDAQKQYTFRYKKALKEYRKFFGEGGVEPPFIFGSGKPQDRSYLEEPIHSLFSGSGRVVMMAIGINSLNFAFKLVAWVFTGSASMFSEAIHSLADTINQSILAFGIHQSIRKPNPDHPYGFSNMRYVSSLVSGVGIFCVGSGLSIYHGVLGLIDPQPMESFFWAYCILAGSLVSEGATLLVATAQIRKSAKAQGMQFMEYVWRSRDPSVNVVLLEDAAAVLGVAIAATCMGLTSLTGNPIYDAMGSITIGGLLAMVSAFLIYTNAEALIGRSIPPDQLDRIMHSLEDDVMVRAIHDIKATEMGLNIVRFKAEVDFDGREVTRSYLDKVDLEALLQEVQQYQTLEDMEGFMLRHGENIIDILGAEVDRLETQLKKKNPEVKHVDLEIL from the exons ATGAGAATACTGCGGTTGTTCCGGGGAGTGGCGTTTCTCCGCCAGGAGCTGATGTCACGGGCTACATCATGTGCACACAGACAGTGCCACACAG GTGTCTGTAGAAGTTACTGTTTCTGCCAGCCAGTTCTAGTGTCAGGACTGAGCTGTTTCACCAA taccaaggctcTGCAGACCCCTGGACTCGGCCCTCCCCAGTACTATACAGTTCGCCACCTGTGTTCGTCTGGCAGTGGGAAGACTGAACCACCTAAAGAGACAGGCAAAACTGCTGCAACTGAGGGAGACAGCAAGAAAG CAGCTTCAAGTAAAGACAAATTAGTCAAGACAATTTTCAGAG tAAAGCCCAAGCCCAGAAAGAGAATAGACTACAGTAAAGCCTACACAGATAATAACACCATCACTGCGGTACGGGCCATGAGCGAGTTTCTACTCAAGCCAAG TGATCTGGAAGGCCTGAGAAAAACAGCTCGTCGCAGTCCATACTCGGACCCCAACTCTCCTCCACTCATGGTGTACCTGCGAGCTGATGTGGAACAAAA AGCCATTGAGGTGTGGGAGAGCATGGCTGCCCTGGAGAGAGAGATGCAGAAAAGAGAAAAGAATACAGATGCACAGAAACagt ACACATTCAGATATAAGAAGGCACTGAAAGAGTACAGGAAGTTTTTTGGAGAGGGCGGGGTGGAACCTCCCTTCATTTTTGGCTCTGGCAAGCCTCAAGACAGGTCCTACTTGGAG GAGCCCATTCACAGCTTGTTCAGTGGGTCTGGACGTGTGGTCATGATGGCCATCGGCAT AAATTCTCTGAACTTTGCCTTCAAACTGGTGGCCTGGGTGTTTACTGGGTCTGCCAGCATGTTCTCTGAGGCGATCCACTCACTAGCTGACACCATCAACCAG TCTATCTTGGCTTTTGGCATCCATCAAAGCATCAGGAAACCCAACCCAGACCACCC GTACGGGTTCTCCAACATGCGTTACGTGTCATCCCTTGTGTCTGGTGTTGGTATCTTCTGCGTGGGGTCGGGCCTCTCCATCTACCACGGGGTGCTGGGACTCATCGACCCACAACCCATGGAGTCCTTCTTTTGG GCTTACTGCATCCTTGCGGGATCATTGGTATCAGAGGGAG CCACCTTACTTGTTGCTACTGCTCAGATACGCAAGAGTGCCAAGGCGCAGGGTATGCAATTCATGGAATACG TGTGGCGCAGCCGTGACCCGAGTGTGAACGTTGTGCTGTTGGAGGATGCTGCTGCAGTGTTGGGTGTGGCCATCGCAGCCACGTGTATGGGGCTCACCTCACTAACAG GTAACCCCATCTACGATGCAATGGGGTCCATCACCATCGGCGGGCTGCTGGCCATGGTGTCGGCTTTCCTGATCTACACTAATGCTGAAGCTCTGATTGGTCGATCCATCCCACCTGACCAGCTGGACAGGATCATGCACAGTCTGGAGGATGATGTCATGGTTAG AGCCATCCACGATATCAAGGCTACAGAGATGGGGCTGAACATTGTCAGGTTTAAGGCAGAGGTGGACTTTGATGGACGGGAGGTCACCAGGTCTTACCTGGACAAGGTGGATCTGGAGGCCTTACTACAG GAGGTGCAACAGTACCAGACTTTAGAAGACATGGAAGGCTTCATGTTAAGACACGGAGAGAACATCATAGACATCTTAGGGGCAGAGGTGGACAGACTAGAGACACAACTGAAG AAAAAGAATCCAGAAGTGAAACATGTGGACTTAGAGATCTTGTGA